In Callospermophilus lateralis isolate mCalLat2 chromosome 4, mCalLat2.hap1, whole genome shotgun sequence, one genomic interval encodes:
- the Aga gene encoding N(4)-(beta-N-acetylglucosaminyl)-L-asparaginase: protein MARKSNLFVFLVPLLLGPILVRGFNTLPLVLNTWPFKSATEAAWLVLESGGSALDAIENGCTMCEKEQCDGSVGFGGSPDELGETTLDAMIMDGTTMNVGAVGDLRRIKNAIGVARKVLEHTTHTLLAGESATKFAESMGFTNEDLSTNASQALHSDWLAQNCQPNNWRNVIPDASKYCGPYKPPGILNKDDPTYKKAEDDYGHDTIGMVVIHKTGRTAAGTSTNGIKFKIPGRIGDSPIPGAGAYADDTAGAAAATGNGDILMRFLPSYQAVEYMSRGEDPTIACQKVISRIQKYFPKFFGAVICANVTGSYGAACNKLPTFTQFSFMVYNSLKNEPTEEKVDCI from the exons ATGGCGCGGAAGTCGAATTTGTTTGTGTTTCTCGTGCCGCTCCTGCTCGGCCCGATCCTAGTGCGCGGCTTCAACACTCTGCCCCTGGTCCTCAACACTTGGCCTTTTAAGAGTGCAACCGAAGCAG CATGGCTGGTGTTAGAATCTGGTGGTTCTGCCCTCGATGCCATTGAGAATGGCTGTACTATGTGTGAGAAAGAGCAGTGTGATGGCTCCGTAGGCTTTGGAGGAAGTCCTGATGAACTTGGGGAAACCACGCTGGATGCCATGATCATGGATGG CACTACCATGAATGTAGGAGCAGTAGGAGATCTTAGACGAATTAAAAATGCTATTGGTGTGGCACGGAAAGTACTAGAACATACAACACACACACTTTTGGCAGGAGAGTCAG CCACCAAGTTTGCTGAAAGTATGGGGTTTACCAATGAGGATTTATCTACCAATGCTTCTCAAGCTCTTCATTCGGATTGGCTTGCTCAGAATTGCCAGCCAAATAATTGGAGA AATGTAATACCAGATGCTTCAAAATACTGTGGACCCTACAAACCACCTGGTATCTTAAATAAGGATGATCCTACCTATAAAAAAGCAGAAGATGACTATGGTCATGATACTATTG GTATGGTTGTAATCCATAAGACTGGACGTACTGCTGCTGGTACATCTACAAAtggtataaaattcaaaataccTGG TCGCATAGGAGACTCACCAATACCTGGAGCTGGGGCATACGCTGATGATACTGCAGGGGCAGCTGCAGCCACTGGGAATGGTGATATATTGATGCGTTTTCTGCCAAG CTACCAAGCTGTAGAATATATGAGTAGAGGAGAAGATCCAACCATAGCTTGCCAAAAAGTGATTTCAAGAATTCAGAAGTATTTTCCAAAGTTTTTTGGGGCTGTTATATGTGCCAATGTAACTGGAAGTTATG gtgctgcttgcAATAAACTTCCAACATTTACTCAGTTTAGtttcatggtttataattctctaaAAAATGAACCAACTGAGGAAAAAGTTGACTGCATCTAA